One window of Corallococcus silvisoli genomic DNA carries:
- a CDS encoding PhoX family protein, with amino-acid sequence MASRLMSRATGAMLLLGTATWVGCEGSQGPAGDDGAAGRDGQDGQNGQNGQNGQDGVQGPKGEPGAEGPGTLGQPGPGAVARAPGVEPGTPLSSVIAVTFRGDLGTGATNVAEYVKARVEQVVTGKLPSPLMFPLSSASTDSVRSVPGLFPTTVIKWMDPLAYTKGAARFGANVDYIAYFGDGWSQDGRAPQYNGQGSAGWLWINHEYISGTKPRVGTAPIGQHLDFARFLRNTGTLSNTVSDGTSWQSDALVTYNREWKKQVGGTWMRVVQDPATGGWAVDRNAANVRYDASSATLAKVVGVTLSAGDHDDSGVALEAGVVPGTHSNCSGGQTPWGTLIVGEENVQGVYGDPEAALWTGKNDWIPAALGFAPGAPLAPDFSAPADGDLISSDRNSSHLKDGYGYLTEVDPGQPPELWYGKDAQKPGAGHRKLGVMGRAHWENASFVVGPDWKLLANQPIVIYAGDDRRGGRIFKFVSQGRYTPGMTQAQVRALLDAGTLYAAHFAGLDNATGDTLVGGAVPTDAAPGHGRWVKLSLDSTDLAPNGEAFGQPTLQVGAALRDANHNAVGGFTNDDQVRKLLWTAANKVGVMELNRPEDTEWNPKDPSGTPLLYVAFTEHGDPTALDQQGRVATAALENGTWVKKARGAQDNRAVDKVGSLFAIREADAAAPAGSRTFDFFRVWKGETAATSPMPEFAAAKPDNLLIDREGGVWFGTDGNFGVNKVADGVFYLDQAPAHRASPYFRKAFRVLSMPSDAEATGPAFNSDMTSLFVSVQHPGEDNFSVWP; translated from the coding sequence ATGGCTTCTCGTCTGATGAGCCGCGCCACTGGCGCGATGCTCCTGCTTGGCACCGCGACATGGGTGGGCTGCGAGGGTTCGCAGGGCCCCGCGGGTGATGATGGCGCCGCGGGTCGGGACGGTCAGGATGGGCAGAACGGCCAGAATGGCCAGAACGGCCAGGACGGAGTCCAGGGACCGAAGGGAGAGCCAGGCGCCGAGGGGCCGGGCACCCTGGGACAGCCTGGACCTGGCGCCGTGGCGCGGGCGCCGGGCGTGGAGCCCGGCACGCCGCTGTCGTCCGTCATCGCGGTCACCTTCCGCGGGGACCTGGGCACGGGTGCCACCAACGTCGCGGAGTACGTGAAGGCGCGCGTGGAGCAGGTCGTCACGGGGAAGCTGCCCTCGCCGCTGATGTTCCCGCTGTCGTCGGCGTCCACGGACTCGGTGCGCTCGGTGCCGGGGCTGTTCCCCACCACGGTCATCAAGTGGATGGACCCGCTCGCGTACACGAAGGGCGCCGCCCGCTTCGGCGCGAACGTGGACTACATCGCCTACTTCGGGGACGGCTGGTCCCAGGACGGCCGCGCGCCGCAGTACAACGGCCAGGGCTCCGCGGGTTGGCTGTGGATCAACCACGAGTACATCTCCGGCACGAAGCCGCGCGTGGGCACGGCGCCCATCGGCCAGCACCTGGACTTCGCGCGCTTCCTGCGCAACACGGGCACGCTCTCCAACACGGTGTCGGATGGCACGTCGTGGCAGTCGGACGCGCTCGTCACCTACAACCGCGAATGGAAGAAGCAGGTGGGCGGCACCTGGATGCGCGTGGTGCAGGACCCCGCGACGGGGGGCTGGGCGGTGGACCGCAACGCGGCCAACGTGCGCTACGACGCCAGCAGCGCCACCCTGGCGAAGGTGGTGGGCGTGACGCTCTCCGCCGGGGATCATGACGACTCCGGCGTGGCGCTGGAGGCGGGAGTGGTGCCCGGCACGCACTCCAACTGCTCCGGCGGCCAGACGCCGTGGGGCACCCTCATCGTCGGCGAGGAGAACGTCCAGGGCGTCTACGGAGACCCCGAGGCCGCGCTGTGGACGGGCAAGAACGACTGGATCCCGGCGGCCCTGGGCTTCGCGCCGGGTGCGCCGCTCGCGCCTGACTTCTCGGCCCCGGCGGACGGCGACCTCATCAGCTCCGACCGCAACTCGTCGCACCTGAAGGATGGGTACGGCTACCTGACGGAGGTGGATCCGGGCCAGCCGCCGGAGCTCTGGTACGGCAAGGATGCGCAGAAGCCGGGCGCGGGCCACCGCAAGCTGGGCGTGATGGGCCGCGCGCACTGGGAGAACGCCTCCTTCGTGGTCGGCCCGGACTGGAAGCTGCTCGCGAACCAGCCCATCGTCATCTACGCCGGCGACGACCGGCGCGGCGGACGCATCTTCAAGTTCGTGTCGCAGGGCCGGTACACGCCTGGGATGACGCAGGCGCAGGTGCGCGCGCTCCTGGACGCGGGCACGCTCTACGCGGCGCACTTCGCGGGGCTGGACAACGCGACGGGCGACACGCTGGTGGGCGGCGCGGTGCCCACGGACGCGGCCCCGGGCCATGGCCGCTGGGTGAAGCTGAGCCTGGACAGCACGGACCTGGCGCCCAATGGCGAGGCGTTCGGCCAGCCGACGCTGCAGGTGGGCGCGGCGCTGCGTGACGCGAACCACAACGCGGTGGGCGGCTTCACCAACGACGACCAGGTGCGCAAGCTGCTGTGGACGGCGGCGAACAAGGTGGGCGTGATGGAGCTCAACCGCCCGGAGGACACGGAGTGGAACCCGAAGGACCCCAGCGGTACGCCGCTGCTCTACGTGGCCTTCACCGAGCACGGCGACCCCACGGCGCTGGATCAGCAGGGCCGGGTGGCCACCGCCGCGCTGGAGAACGGCACCTGGGTGAAGAAGGCGCGCGGCGCGCAGGACAACCGCGCGGTGGACAAGGTGGGCTCCCTCTTCGCCATTCGCGAAGCGGATGCCGCGGCGCCCGCGGGCTCGCGCACGTTCGACTTCTTCCGCGTGTGGAAGGGCGAGACCGCGGCCACCAGCCCGATGCCGGAGTTCGCGGCGGCCAAGCCGGACAACCTGCTCATCGACCGTGAAGGCGGCGTGTGGTTCGGCACCGACGGCAACTTCGGCGTCAACAAGGTGGCGGACGGCGTGTTCTACCTGGACCAGGCGCCCGCGCACCGCGCCAGCCCGTACTTCCGCAAGGCGTTCCGCGTGCTGTCCATGCCCAGCGACGCGGAGGCCACGGGGCCGGCGTTCAACTCCGACATGACCAGCCTGTTCGTCAGCGTCCAGCACCCGGGCGAGGACAACTTCAGCGTCTGGCCGTAG
- a CDS encoding DUF192 domain-containing protein: MKARLSFVLAALAFAGGACQEAPAAPPKPAPVPARERSKDVAAEDFVMPTLPRAHVRLKDAYGGVHRVEVEVAATGEARTRGLMWRKALPAGQGMLFLFPEEEVRGFWMRNTLIPLDMLFITSDHRIVGIIENAEPRTLTNRSVGIPSQFVLEVPGGWCQANGIVRGGTAEFEGVSTVPIVP; encoded by the coding sequence ATGAAGGCGCGCCTCTCGTTCGTGCTGGCGGCGCTGGCCTTCGCGGGCGGCGCGTGCCAGGAAGCGCCCGCCGCGCCCCCCAAGCCCGCGCCCGTTCCGGCGCGGGAGCGTTCCAAGGACGTGGCGGCGGAGGATTTCGTGATGCCAACCCTGCCGCGCGCGCACGTGCGGCTGAAGGATGCCTACGGGGGCGTGCACCGCGTGGAGGTGGAGGTGGCCGCCACGGGGGAGGCGCGCACGCGCGGCCTCATGTGGCGCAAGGCGCTGCCTGCCGGACAGGGCATGCTCTTCCTCTTCCCGGAGGAGGAGGTGCGCGGCTTCTGGATGCGCAACACGCTCATCCCGCTGGACATGCTCTTCATCACGTCCGACCACCGCATCGTCGGCATCATCGAGAACGCGGAGCCGCGCACGCTGACGAACCGCTCGGTGGGAATCCCCAGCCAGTTCGTGCTGGAGGTGCCGGGCGGCTGGTGTCAGGCGAACGGCATCGTCCGGGGCGGCACCGCGGAGTTCGAGGGCGTGAGCACCGTCCCCATCGTTCCGTGA
- a CDS encoding TIGR02266 family protein, which produces MSEQKSGSELRTHGRAPIELKVDYKKLNSFFADYTKNISKGGTFIKTKKPLPIGTRFLFKLTVPHREAPFELLGEVVWSKADAEEPGMGIRFIYSSESQRVDFETLVERLMSDSLGSELTEKLLNKPLHPQHP; this is translated from the coding sequence ATGTCCGAACAGAAGAGCGGATCCGAACTGCGCACCCATGGTCGTGCGCCCATCGAGCTGAAGGTCGACTACAAGAAGCTCAATTCGTTCTTCGCTGACTACACGAAGAACATCAGCAAGGGCGGCACGTTCATCAAGACGAAGAAGCCCCTGCCCATTGGCACGCGCTTCCTCTTCAAGCTGACGGTGCCCCACCGCGAGGCGCCCTTCGAGCTGCTGGGCGAAGTGGTGTGGTCCAAGGCCGACGCGGAGGAGCCCGGCATGGGCATCCGCTTCATCTACAGCAGCGAGTCGCAGCGTGTGGACTTCGAGACGCTGGTGGAGCGGCTCATGTCCGACAGCCTGGGCTCCGAGCTGACCGAGAAGCTGCTCAACAAGCCCCTGCACCCCCAGCACCCATGA
- a CDS encoding SRPBCC family protein produces the protein MHFEKRQRIEGTVDEVERALLDERYFPYLLQHHGVLLELQPLEVRVDGDRVHRRVRYRPKPVISSVGPKKVSPEWFAFIETSTYDKRKKELSFTNTPTSQTIAKMLVNTGVLRLRDLGNGQTERTMDGELSLKVPFLLKPVAMIAEPLIKTEGLKILDNELPVLNRFIAEVIRAK, from the coding sequence ATGCATTTCGAGAAGCGGCAACGGATTGAGGGCACGGTGGATGAGGTGGAGCGCGCGCTCCTCGACGAGCGCTACTTCCCGTACCTCCTCCAGCACCACGGCGTGCTCCTGGAGCTGCAGCCCCTGGAGGTGCGCGTCGACGGCGACCGCGTGCACCGCCGCGTGCGCTACCGTCCGAAGCCCGTCATCTCCTCCGTCGGCCCCAAGAAGGTGTCTCCGGAGTGGTTCGCCTTCATCGAGACGTCCACCTACGACAAGCGCAAGAAGGAGTTGTCGTTCACCAACACGCCCACGTCCCAGACCATCGCCAAGATGCTGGTGAACACGGGCGTGCTGCGGCTGCGCGACCTGGGCAACGGACAGACGGAGCGCACCATGGACGGCGAGCTGTCCCTCAAGGTGCCCTTCCTGCTCAAGCCCGTGGCGATGATCGCCGAGCCGCTCATCAAGACGGAGGGCCTGAAGATCCTCGACAACGAGCTGCCCGTCCTCAATCGCTTCATCGCTGAAGTCATCCGCGCCAAATAG
- a CDS encoding nuclear transport factor 2 family protein codes for MNKRFLALCAVFLLAACAPKRIPGTELEDTDDTRAILAVMERYRTALEARDVKAIQALVSPKFREDGGTEDTSDDLTAENLGPHLQALFQKLQSPKVDFNIRKVEVHEKENVARAIYYWNASWRMPGLTPRPQQDSELEQMVFQKIDGEWKILSGI; via the coding sequence ATGAACAAACGCTTCCTCGCCCTCTGCGCCGTCTTCCTCCTGGCCGCGTGCGCTCCGAAGCGCATCCCCGGCACCGAGCTGGAGGACACCGACGACACCCGCGCCATCCTCGCCGTGATGGAGCGCTACCGCACCGCCCTGGAGGCCCGCGACGTCAAGGCCATCCAGGCCCTGGTGTCCCCGAAGTTCCGCGAGGACGGCGGCACCGAGGACACCTCGGACGACCTCACCGCGGAGAACCTGGGCCCCCACCTCCAGGCGCTCTTCCAGAAGCTGCAGAGCCCCAAGGTGGACTTCAACATCCGCAAGGTGGAGGTCCACGAGAAGGAGAACGTGGCCCGCGCCATCTACTACTGGAACGCGTCCTGGCGCATGCCCGGCCTCACGCCCCGGCCCCAGCAGGACTCGGAGCTGGAGCAGATGGTGTTCCAGAAGATCGACGGCGAGTGGAAGATCCTCTCCGGCATCTAG
- a CDS encoding homoserine kinase gives MAVYTTLPPEAFTRVADAYGLGAVHAVTPIPQGSINTNHRMETDAGRVFVRHTTVRSEDDLRFEASLLEHLSRAHFPAPVLLVPPGPEPFLALHGGRISVFKWLAGEELTRDRLTLDALERLGAELGKLHRVTLAFGGARPNPYGPEVVKGWLDGLTRRPEPELVAVAQELAGALSRAEAEHRGLEPRGVIHADLFLDNVKWLGDRVGAFFDFEMACVDAYALDVAITLNAWCFEGTYQPALCQALLRGYQDARPLADVEKQALYGHALYGAVRFTTSRIRDYHLSPLGADKLAPKDFRTYLARARALGEMGPDGFRALVGV, from the coding sequence ATGGCGGTCTACACGACACTTCCCCCCGAAGCCTTCACCCGCGTGGCGGACGCCTACGGCCTGGGGGCCGTGCACGCCGTCACGCCCATCCCGCAGGGCTCCATCAACACCAACCACCGGATGGAGACGGACGCGGGCCGCGTCTTCGTGCGCCACACGACAGTGCGCTCGGAGGATGACCTGCGCTTCGAGGCGTCCCTGCTGGAGCACCTGTCGCGCGCCCACTTCCCCGCGCCGGTGCTGCTCGTCCCGCCGGGGCCCGAGCCCTTCCTGGCGCTGCACGGCGGGAGGATCAGCGTCTTCAAGTGGCTGGCGGGCGAGGAGCTCACCCGCGACCGCCTCACGCTGGACGCGCTGGAGCGCCTGGGCGCGGAGCTGGGCAAGCTGCACCGCGTGACGCTGGCCTTTGGTGGCGCGCGGCCGAACCCCTACGGCCCGGAGGTGGTGAAGGGGTGGCTCGATGGCCTGACGCGGCGGCCGGAGCCGGAGCTGGTGGCGGTGGCGCAGGAACTGGCGGGGGCCCTGTCCCGCGCGGAGGCGGAGCACCGTGGGCTGGAGCCCCGGGGCGTCATCCACGCGGACCTCTTCCTGGACAACGTGAAGTGGCTGGGCGACCGGGTGGGCGCCTTCTTCGACTTCGAGATGGCGTGCGTGGACGCGTACGCGCTGGACGTGGCCATCACCCTCAACGCGTGGTGCTTCGAGGGGACGTACCAGCCGGCGCTGTGCCAGGCGCTCCTGCGCGGCTATCAGGACGCCCGGCCGCTGGCGGACGTGGAGAAGCAGGCCCTGTATGGCCATGCGCTCTACGGCGCGGTGCGCTTCACCACGAGCCGCATCCGGGACTACCACCTGTCCCCGCTGGGCGCGGACAAGCTCGCGCCCAAGGACTTCCGCACCTACCTCGCCCGGGCGCGGGCCCTGGGCGAGATGGGGCCGGACGGATTCAGGGCGCTCGTCGGCGTGTGA
- a CDS encoding tetratricopeptide repeat protein, translating to METSGHGDWKRREGLGSALLQIGVVAVLLAAAVAWFVHRGQVRQEVDAHLRTARTAVVRGNPSDLLMAQQQLEALFALEPDQRDARALAADLQTELWLTHHQPGADARAREQLERAEALGSRSGERYGARALQLLGAGKDAEAEKLLEELKAQGANNPRLTLAHAWLSQRQGRLSEARQDFARAAEAAWRDPRFSTAYGEALLDEGMFPQAVEAFARATTANPDHLLARVTSALARLYAGRAPDNAQATLDEVRARPKELTPAIQARVEVAQAELALAKGAPDEALSRVDAALKAWPDEHYALFTRGRALAAKRAPEARQAFEAAVAKRPTAPLLTLEGARLLQAQGDGAGALAMLDAYEKTFREVKARTADGKEMPALDRDDRYWLTRGGVMELAGRQDDALAAYDKALAARGVGLARAQYAKGALLLARKDFDGARVLLTAVAPDTGAGSMPEAYTALGELLFAQGDFAAGCQQHYFALVRARAQGAPVEQLATRANDIKKRLETSGQPAMAKAWLNEAGPLFQRQ from the coding sequence ATGGAAACGTCGGGCCACGGTGACTGGAAGCGTCGCGAGGGGTTGGGCAGCGCCCTGCTCCAGATTGGCGTCGTCGCCGTGTTGCTCGCGGCGGCGGTGGCGTGGTTCGTCCACCGGGGGCAGGTGCGGCAGGAAGTGGACGCGCACCTGCGCACGGCGCGCACCGCCGTCGTGAGAGGCAACCCCAGCGACCTCCTCATGGCACAGCAGCAGTTGGAGGCGCTCTTCGCGCTCGAGCCGGATCAACGCGACGCGCGGGCGTTGGCCGCGGACCTCCAGACGGAGCTGTGGCTCACGCACCATCAGCCGGGCGCGGACGCCAGGGCCCGCGAACAGTTGGAGCGCGCCGAGGCCCTGGGCTCCCGCTCCGGCGAACGCTACGGCGCGCGGGCCCTGCAGTTGCTGGGCGCGGGGAAGGACGCCGAGGCGGAGAAGCTCCTGGAGGAGCTCAAGGCCCAGGGCGCCAACAACCCCCGGCTGACGCTGGCCCACGCGTGGTTGTCGCAGCGGCAGGGGCGGCTCTCCGAGGCCCGCCAGGACTTCGCGCGCGCGGCGGAGGCGGCGTGGAGGGACCCGCGCTTCTCCACCGCCTACGGCGAGGCGCTGCTCGACGAGGGGATGTTCCCGCAGGCGGTGGAGGCCTTCGCCCGCGCCACCACCGCGAACCCGGACCACCTGCTGGCGCGGGTGACGTCCGCGCTGGCGCGGCTGTACGCGGGGCGCGCTCCGGACAACGCCCAGGCGACGCTGGACGAGGTGCGCGCCCGCCCCAAGGAGCTGACGCCCGCCATCCAGGCCCGCGTGGAGGTGGCACAGGCGGAGCTGGCGCTGGCGAAGGGAGCCCCCGACGAGGCGCTGTCGCGGGTGGACGCGGCCCTCAAGGCCTGGCCCGACGAGCACTACGCCCTCTTCACCCGGGGCCGCGCGCTGGCGGCGAAGCGCGCTCCGGAGGCCCGTCAGGCCTTCGAGGCCGCCGTGGCGAAGCGGCCCACGGCCCCCCTGTTGACGCTGGAGGGCGCGCGGCTGCTCCAGGCGCAGGGAGACGGCGCGGGCGCGCTGGCGATGCTGGACGCCTACGAGAAGACCTTCCGCGAGGTGAAGGCACGAACGGCGGACGGCAAGGAGATGCCCGCGCTGGACCGCGATGACCGGTACTGGCTCACGCGCGGCGGCGTGATGGAGCTGGCGGGGCGCCAGGACGACGCGCTCGCGGCCTATGACAAGGCGCTCGCGGCGCGCGGCGTGGGTCTGGCCCGGGCGCAGTACGCCAAGGGCGCACTGCTGCTCGCGCGCAAGGACTTCGACGGCGCCCGGGTGCTGCTCACCGCCGTGGCCCCCGACACCGGCGCGGGCAGCATGCCGGAGGCGTACACGGCCCTGGGTGAGCTGCTCTTCGCCCAGGGCGACTTCGCCGCCGGCTGCCAGCAACACTACTTCGCGCTCGTGCGGGCCCGCGCCCAGGGCGCGCCGGTGGAGCAGCTCGCCACGCGCGCCAACGACATCAAGAAGCGCCTGGAGACCTCCGGTCAGCCCGCCATGGCCAAGGCGTGGCTCAACGAAGCGGGGCCGCTCTTCCAGCGGCAGTGA
- a CDS encoding YfbK domain-containing protein, whose amino-acid sequence MKVHLPGLLVALLVVFTSPVLAQSGAEAGGSSVILGTVIDAVTKEPLPDVVVTVTSRARPDLRLTSVTGTMGRYRIPLLPAGVYTLTFKRQAYETAAREGVQLNVRRILRVNTQLIATPLLLAETVEVTGSRPSIDIGSTSQGVNIDLWALGDHEDPCYTAPESTKSDFDLLAGRSIKGEVDTYDVLIKGGKSIKHPLPDTRGYRVAFPICRRPWDMDIAIPDGRPHSLFYANFYTTPIFRKPHPRDVARESIIGGYFKGYGVNPTVDTKEERFSTFSVDVDTASYVLTRHALGNGGAPPSEQAVRVEEFVNAFDYDSETSPDTPFHVTVEGFPSPARKGYQVVHVGVKARKVNRAPRKPSHLVFVVDVDSSSARNERGLELVKQALRLLVDELDERDRVSIVSYTHDEPHVLGTSNIRQKQDLLSAIDSLGARYHSDTFAGIDLGYEVAANHLVEDGNNRVILCAGRGALSSHDSSQDAAFWARVKQRAAAGITLSTVSIGGMGADSDDESMKRLAREGGGNSFSVDRLDEALRGFVLNLRGPPQEVAHDVKLQVEFDRETVSRYRLMGYERRLLNEPREPDDSVRPDAVVDGHSVTALYEVKLRDPSRPILGTLRIRYQPPEGGPSQLIEKALPSSQLRPDYGQATSPTRLSYVAAAFAEKLRGSYWVRPLSYEALVSLWEAIGAPLKDRPDVVELGDLIRTVQKQDGARNPGGRKDRFEAFAPLHTMDPDREPSLQ is encoded by the coding sequence ATGAAGGTCCACCTTCCAGGTCTCCTGGTCGCGCTCCTGGTGGTGTTCACCTCGCCCGTGCTGGCGCAGTCCGGCGCGGAGGCCGGGGGCTCGAGCGTCATCCTCGGCACCGTCATCGACGCGGTGACGAAGGAGCCCTTGCCCGACGTGGTCGTCACCGTGACCTCACGCGCGAGGCCGGACCTCCGCCTGACCTCCGTCACGGGCACGATGGGCCGCTACCGCATCCCCTTGCTTCCCGCGGGCGTCTACACCCTGACCTTCAAGAGGCAGGCGTATGAGACGGCTGCGCGGGAGGGAGTCCAACTCAACGTCCGACGCATCCTTCGGGTGAATACGCAGCTCATCGCGACCCCCCTCCTCCTCGCTGAGACAGTCGAGGTCACCGGTTCACGGCCGAGCATCGACATAGGGTCCACGTCCCAGGGTGTGAACATCGACCTCTGGGCGCTCGGTGACCACGAAGACCCCTGCTACACAGCCCCCGAGAGTACGAAGTCCGACTTCGACCTGCTGGCGGGTCGCTCCATCAAGGGCGAGGTCGACACGTACGACGTGCTCATCAAAGGTGGCAAGTCCATCAAGCACCCGTTGCCGGACACCCGCGGCTACAGGGTCGCCTTTCCGATTTGCAGGCGTCCGTGGGACATGGATATCGCCATCCCCGACGGCAGACCCCACTCGCTTTTCTACGCCAATTTCTACACCACGCCGATCTTTCGGAAGCCGCACCCCAGGGACGTGGCGCGCGAGTCCATCATCGGCGGGTACTTCAAGGGCTACGGGGTGAACCCCACGGTGGACACGAAGGAAGAGCGTTTCTCCACCTTCTCCGTGGACGTGGACACCGCCTCGTACGTGCTGACGCGACATGCCCTGGGGAATGGTGGAGCGCCACCGAGTGAGCAGGCGGTACGGGTGGAGGAGTTCGTCAACGCTTTTGACTACGACTCCGAGACCTCTCCAGACACGCCCTTCCACGTGACGGTGGAGGGCTTTCCGTCGCCTGCCCGCAAGGGCTACCAGGTGGTGCATGTCGGCGTGAAGGCGCGAAAGGTGAACCGGGCCCCGCGCAAGCCCAGTCACCTGGTGTTCGTCGTCGACGTGGACAGCTCCAGCGCGAGGAATGAGCGCGGGCTGGAACTGGTGAAGCAAGCACTCCGGCTGCTCGTGGACGAGCTGGATGAGAGAGACCGCGTTTCCATTGTGTCCTACACGCACGACGAGCCGCATGTGCTCGGCACCAGCAACATTCGCCAGAAGCAGGACCTGCTGAGCGCCATCGACAGCCTTGGCGCGCGCTACCACTCCGACACCTTCGCAGGCATCGACCTGGGCTACGAGGTCGCGGCGAACCACCTGGTGGAGGACGGCAACAACCGCGTCATCCTCTGTGCGGGCAGAGGGGCTCTGTCCTCCCACGACAGCTCCCAGGATGCTGCATTCTGGGCGCGGGTGAAGCAGCGCGCGGCGGCGGGAATCACCCTGTCCACCGTGAGCATCGGCGGCATGGGCGCCGACTCCGACGACGAATCGATGAAGCGGCTGGCCCGGGAGGGCGGAGGCAACTCCTTCTCCGTGGACAGGCTGGATGAGGCCCTCCGCGGCTTCGTGCTGAACCTCCGTGGCCCGCCACAGGAGGTGGCCCACGACGTGAAACTCCAGGTGGAGTTCGACCGCGAGACGGTGTCCCGCTACCGCTTGATGGGCTACGAGCGCCGGCTGCTCAACGAGCCACGGGAGCCGGATGACAGCGTGCGTCCGGACGCAGTGGTTGATGGCCACTCCGTCACCGCGCTCTACGAGGTGAAGCTGCGCGACCCGTCCCGTCCCATCCTCGGAACACTGCGCATCCGCTACCAGCCACCCGAGGGCGGCCCGTCACAGCTCATCGAGAAGGCCTTGCCCTCCTCGCAGCTGCGCCCGGACTACGGCCAGGCCACCTCGCCCACGCGCCTGTCCTATGTCGCGGCGGCCTTCGCGGAGAAGCTGCGCGGCTCGTACTGGGTGCGTCCACTGAGCTACGAGGCGCTCGTGTCGCTGTGGGAGGCCATTGGCGCCCCGCTGAAGGACCGCCCGGACGTGGTGGAGCTGGGCGACCTCATCCGAACTGTCCAGAAGCAGGATGGGGCCCGGAATCCGGGTGGGCGGAAGGACCGCTTCGAAGCCTTCGCGCCGCTGCACACCATGGACCCCGACCGCGAACCCTCGCTTCAGTAA
- a CDS encoding cyclic nucleotide-binding domain-containing protein produces the protein MNESSLRELGMDLFEERQFERALAVFAEAVRRVPADHRSRMLASRCLAELGERERAVTAYHACAEGLLRRDYLLSAMAACKLALELSPNERRLKETLFRVHSRAARSAPGRAAVPPPLPPEHLYDGKVDTDLMGLVGEELSNRAIEVLAAPDTGGTADPQSRPPLPLFADLDRDAFLDLVGRMVWRTIKPEQIISREGEPDDHLHVLVAGKAEVTRRTDGEDRTLGFLGGGSIFGELALLTGAPPTATVTAVSDSEVFEIRREHLNAVAKSHPAVPQLLADFAQQRMMRNLMANSPLFQQLPESERGAFFQRFTFRALQAGEKVLVEGEHSQGLFLVLAGELVVQKEDPAGGVVTLGVLREGDVAGEISLLTGLRATATVSVPRKTAAAWLERGAFQELVRAFPNIRTYLEQLSDRRLKQIGEALRPLEIIDADDMMLEPETGAA, from the coding sequence ATGAACGAGTCGTCGTTGCGGGAGCTGGGCATGGACCTGTTCGAGGAGCGCCAGTTCGAGCGCGCCCTCGCCGTCTTCGCGGAGGCCGTCCGCCGCGTGCCCGCGGATCACCGCTCGCGCATGCTGGCGTCCCGGTGTCTGGCGGAGCTGGGGGAGCGCGAGCGCGCCGTCACCGCGTACCACGCGTGCGCGGAGGGGCTGCTGCGCCGCGACTACCTCCTGAGCGCCATGGCCGCGTGCAAGCTGGCCCTGGAGCTGTCGCCGAACGAGCGGCGCTTGAAGGAGACGCTCTTCCGCGTGCACTCTCGCGCGGCCCGCAGCGCGCCGGGCCGTGCCGCGGTGCCGCCGCCGCTGCCGCCGGAGCACCTCTATGACGGCAAGGTGGACACGGACCTGATGGGCCTGGTCGGCGAGGAGCTGTCCAACCGCGCCATCGAAGTGCTGGCCGCGCCGGACACCGGCGGCACCGCGGATCCGCAGAGCCGTCCGCCGCTGCCGCTGTTCGCGGACCTGGACCGGGACGCCTTCCTGGACCTGGTGGGGCGCATGGTGTGGCGCACCATCAAGCCGGAGCAGATCATCAGCCGCGAGGGCGAGCCGGACGACCACCTGCACGTGCTCGTCGCCGGCAAGGCGGAGGTGACGCGCAGGACGGACGGCGAGGACCGCACCCTGGGCTTCCTGGGCGGCGGCTCCATCTTCGGGGAGCTGGCGCTGCTGACCGGCGCGCCGCCCACCGCGACGGTGACGGCGGTGTCGGACTCCGAGGTCTTCGAGATCCGCCGCGAGCACCTCAACGCGGTGGCGAAGAGCCACCCGGCGGTGCCGCAGCTGCTGGCGGACTTCGCGCAGCAGCGCATGATGCGCAACCTGATGGCGAACTCCCCCCTGTTCCAGCAGCTGCCGGAGTCGGAGCGGGGCGCGTTCTTCCAGCGCTTCACCTTCCGCGCGCTCCAGGCGGGGGAGAAGGTGCTGGTGGAGGGCGAGCACTCGCAGGGCCTCTTCCTCGTGCTGGCGGGCGAGCTGGTGGTTCAGAAGGAGGACCCGGCGGGCGGCGTGGTGACGCTGGGCGTGCTGCGCGAGGGCGACGTGGCCGGGGAGATTTCGCTCCTCACCGGCCTGCGGGCCACGGCCACGGTGTCGGTGCCGCGCAAGACGGCGGCGGCGTGGCTGGAGCGAGGCGCCTTCCAGGAGCTGGTGCGGGCCTTCCCCAACATCCGGACGTACCTGGAGCAGCTGTCCGACCGGCGGCTGAAGCAGATTGGCGAGGCGCTGCGTCCGCTGGAGATCATCGACGCGGACGACATGATGCTGGAGCCGGAGACCGGGGCCGCCTGA